One Salvia splendens isolate huo1 chromosome 1, SspV2, whole genome shotgun sequence genomic window, AAATTCTTCGCTATTAATAATACATAAGTGTGTACAGTGTACTCATTTGATTAAGGTAAATGCCCACACGTGGGTTGATCTAGTAAAAACATAACTTGGTGCAAACAAATCTATAATAATCTCAAAATCATGATTCGAAAGCCATCTATTCAATGATCAATTCAAATATGAGAATATAAAATGGAATAACTATTTGTACTATTCACTATTTGCAAAACATTTCCAAAGAAATATACTACCAGCACCTCAAATTCGAGCAAGAGATGCAAATCTTAGGATATCTATGGTGGTAGTATATCATTGTAATAATGTAAATAATTTACACTACATATCTACAAAAATGGTTATATAGAGTTACAAGCTTAAGGTTACAAAAACACAGGGACGACGAAGATCTTATTGCCTGCCATCTAACAACCTACATTTAGATCCCTTCTCGTCAAAGGATTATAGCTAGAGTTAGGTTTTGGCAATTTGCTAGCCAGCAAGATAATTAACTTACTGGCAATCGTGTATACAATTACTGCTATCTCGTCTATTTTTTCCTCGTATTGTTCGTACACGAAACACAAACTGAACACAAAGACCAAAGCTGCAGTTGATTGGCCATGAACAGAAATCATTAGAGGATATCGAAATTCAAAAACCAACATCAAACACAGTTAATCAAAAGACGTACCAATACCAATGGCCTGGACCAAGTACTGAGAAACAATCCACTTGAAAACATACATGAAACATGCAACCTGTAATAGACAGAAACATATCCTTTATATCATAAGAAAAGTATTATCGACAAAACAATAAAGATATCCACATCACTTGTCTTAAATGTTTTACGTTTGCAATACATTGGATATTacaaaaaatgacataaaacacGAAAGATTACTCTAAGCAATATATTTGCCTCGTCAGTTATGTGAGCAACTTCCAGCTCACAACCAATCAAATAAGAAACGATCAACATGTGCAATTCAGGAACAAATGAAGCTCCTGGATGAAAAGGATGTTACCAAATGCTTATTCAAGAAAGAATGGCAATTTGAAAAATCTCATCTATCATTCAGTGTTCAGATATATAATCATTCTACTTGCAAATGTGAAAGCTTCACCATTTTGGGCATAACACAAACCACCTCAAATTAGGACAAGTTCAGCAATTACATACCTTTAAAAAGATAAACCAATCTTCTCCTTGAGCCAATGACTTGATTAGGAATTCCACCTTATCCCACATGCATTTCATCGCGAAGAAAAGGCTTCTCACATCAACTTCTGAGATCTCAAAACGTGATGATGGTAATCTAGGAATTGTGGTTCCATATCTGTAGTATATGTGTAGTAAATAATCCAACATAAtttcaaccaaaaaaaaaagcgACCAAGATTTTACACAATATTGCCAATTGATTTTTTAGTTATAGAAAATATTGTAACCTGCCAATAGATCAGATGCAGTTGTTTAATTCAGAAAAAGTCTAAAAATAGAGTATAATAATGAACACAAGATAGACATTGCTACAGAACTATATATGGAGTATGCATATCATTAAAACACCGCAGCGTAGAACAACCCCATATGCTAGAGAATAAACTAGCAGAAGGGTATCTAATAAGCATAGAAAAAGGATAGTTACATTTAACTTACACAGATGATGATAGAACATGGTGCCCACAAAGCAACGCGATGGTTAGCAGTAGCAGTTGGGCAAGAGATGAAATAAAAGTATTCCCAGACAGGAAAAACCAGTGATACATAAAACCAAGCAATGCAAAACATATAAAGGTCCTCTTCTCATCACGCCACAGCAAAATATCTGCAACTGCAGCAAAATAGCACAGCATCACCAAagtgacaaaaataaataaaaaacattacCCAATAACTCTTTTTGGTATAACTAAGTGGGGTTGCATTATATGCAAAGCTCAATCAAGGCACATACTAGGACAATGGAGATACTTCAGCTCATAGAGGAAAAAGAAATTCTTATGCTAACCATTAAGCTATAGATTCAACCAGTGAATCACATTTAAATAATGATAGACGTGCAATTGAATTAGCAAGGTCATTGATTAAAAGGGATTTCAAGTTCCAAAAACCATCTAATGGAATAGACATATTGGAGAAATCTCCAAGTCGAGAACAAAATATATGACTGAGCTGCAATACCAAGGACTGGAATATAGAACCAACCTTGTCCACCGCCTAACTGCTTTTCTATTTTGGATGGTTCATCGCTGCATCCGTATCTCATAAAAGCTGGCTCTACGGACAAATCGGAGAATGAATCAACAGTTAGTCTCATCGCTTCCTGTGACAAACAACAAGCCCCAATTTAAGGTATTTATTTGGTGCTCAACTCTACTCAGACTTGGGAAGTGAACTTCCCAagctactggacaaacgacaagttgataaaataaatagttaaacaGGAAATCTTTATTCTACAAACCATACTATAGAAGCAAGAAAAACTATACATAATAGCTCACGAAGCTCTATCTTCTCATATATAAAGCATCCACAAACATTTAGTTTGTATAATATGTGATGACAAATAAAGAGTGACTTAATTGAGTGACTTGAAGAATAGTAGTTCAACTTCAAAATGTTCAGCCTGACGTTAGTCCTGTAAAGAAAAAACACCAACCTATCACAATTTTTCACAACAACTTGCTTCAATGAACTTAGTCTAGCTCTATAGATACATGCATATGTAATGAGTTTTGCTCTATAGATACATGCATAACTTATTCAAGGCTTTCAAGTTTGTTCCTTTTCAACCAAATGTTCTATTCTTACTATAAAGAGGAATGTTTCCATGTTGTTTTTGAAGTGTATTGAGCTATAGGATCCAGATACACCGTCAGAGTCTTGTATGCAGCCATCTCTTAAGACCACCAGAAGACTCCAGCATGAGTATATTAAGATGGCCAAACCATGCACTCAGCACTGTGTTGGtatcagtgttgttagggtcgcggggcgcaccgggtcgatggggtgaaaattcgggtcgagggtcgacgagtcgacggggtcgagagacccacaaagctaggttaatttttttgccttttaatattaaataaaataaatatattgctctaatgtttataatatatcaaataatataaatgtagacgcaattcatgtgaatagagataaaattgaaaatagaaatgatcaaaatatcaaaacaattcataagtcataacacaataaataattgaaaccattgtctgaattctgaaaatatcaaaacaaaggaatatgaagggtggcagcaacagatctttgaattgtttatttgtttaggagtgaagaggccgaattctaaagtgtagaaagtaggtttgaaaagtttgatgtggtgcatgcatatatatagagaattgtgattgagagagtcagaaaacatgtgagagatttgagaaaatcagagatagcatgtgtttagggcgacccaggcgactcactcgacccaggcgacccaggcgacccagcggcgaccctgtatctcgatcaacccacccatgttggggcggtgatggtctcgacccaggcgacccgagcgacccgaacgacattttgacaacactggttGGTATCGATATATCCATCTCGATACACTTCTTGCAAACAATTGGAGGCACTCATAGGTTACTCGTCGCCATAATCAGTCATCATTATGGAGAGGAGTACGCAACAGCTGAACATAGAATAACTTGACTATCCTGTTAAAAAATTAACAGTGGGGACTTGCTAACAACATGTACAAGTCCCCTTGCCAAGCAAGAATTATTCTTTGAGAAAGTTTTAAATCCATCCTACTTTTCCCTACATCAACTGGGATTACTTTTTCATCTAATGGTTTTACATACAAACTTGTTGACATCTGCAATTCGTATATAGATAAGATCAAGCCAACCTTCACAAGTTAAACCATCAAAACTTTCAACATTATTTAAGCAGTACAGCTAATATATAGCTCGCACTTAGCTCTTCTAGGTAGTAGGTACTTCAAACAAGAGTATGAAACGAAAATTTCTTCTTAATACCAATTATAGTATGAGATACTAGTTTTTAATGAGAGAGAATGGAAAATTTTACCTTCTGGGAAACAACTGGTGAGTACTTAATATGTTCCTGAGCAGCAAGACAACTAAATGTCCTTGTGCATGAAGCTATCTTGTAAATAGAGACGAATGGATCAAGCCTTTTGGAATCTGACTTCCGATGAAGcaattttataaaagaaaatatatgctCAGATACGTGAGTCGGGATATTAATGAAAGGCCTGCAACCAGATATGTACAAATGCAACAGATTAAATTATGAGAGCATTCAGCCCAACTGATGAACAAGAGGGCCAACAAATTGGATAATAAAACGGAAACACAAGCAATGCAATGAAACCATCAAGAAAAGAGGTTGCCCATAGATATATCGCTACAAGCAAACACCTATAGTTCGACTATCTCGTTATGAACAATGTGGTAAGGGAATAGGGGATAAATATAAGGTGGAGGCCAGGACTTCCATTTCTGACAGCTAGCAGATAAAAGAATGTGACCTAGAAATGTAAAAAGGTGTGACacattaattttgaaaattattcCTGTTATTAACTGAAAAAGTTACAGTCTCCTTCCAAGTGTAGTCACTCATCCGGAAACTAAACCTTTCGTATCAAGGTGAAGTTGTTGTCTTAGAAAACTTGCTCGATAACAACATTAATTACTCAAAGCCAACAGATTAAAGACGAAGGTCTAACAGTCTACATAAGACTTATTCTCTTGAGATGGTCATATTTTCTGTGAATGTAGGAAATAAAGGTCTAACAGTCCATTCTcccttttaaattttttagagtTTAGAAGGATTGTAAAATCCAACACCATTTATATATTGTCTAAAGGGATCATCCTAGTCTATAAAAAGCCTCAATGTATCTATGAGACAGGTGAAGAAATGCATAGTCATCAAAGAACTGAATAAGAAATGAACCTTTCTGGAAAGTTCGTAGCATCTAACATTTAATGAGAGAATATTACCTCGGGTAGCCTAAGCGCTCTAggaaattaaatgcaaattcCCGAATATTCATTGGCTCCAGATTCGTTATAAAGAAGGCCTGCAATATATTTCAGCAGAAAACATTCTTTCACAACAAATGAGAGTGATTGACAGAACAAAGAACAGCTCAGTTTTGAGCATACCTTGCCAGACACGGTATCCATCTGAGCACCCAGAGATTCTTCAGCACAGATGTGGGCATGAGCAACATTATCAATATATGTGAAGTCCGACAGATTGTTTCCACTTCCTATAATAAACTGAATTTACTGAAATGAGAGAGCCTATTACTAATTCCAAAAAATACATACCTAACTCTGTTAATAATATAAAACATGTGACAAAGGAAAAACAGAGAAAGATCTTATGATTTGTAATTTTCCAATATAGCGAGCAGAAGCATGCATTTGATCACTCAGTAGTCAATGATCTAGAGAAACACATGTCATCTACTTAATGAAGAACTAAACAGAAAGTAAAAGATAAATGATAATCTTTTGCGAATCTTTGTGAGATAGCAATGTAGCTTCCGCACCTTATCCCAATTGGATTTTACCATATTCACCAGCAAGGGAATGAGTTGTGGATCTCCAGGTCCAAATACATTGCAAGGACGAAGTGCACAAGTTAAGAGGTCGTCAGTGCCATTTGCAGACAATATCAGTGCCTCAGCGTGAGTCCTAAGGTCAGCAACCATATCCCAGAACTGCAGGACAGAGTTCATGACAAAtgtgagagagatggagagagtaaaAGAAAGCCTCAGAGTTTCAGTAAGATACATACATGCCCAGAATATGGCAAGGATTCATCTCCGCCACGTATGTCATGGACATCATCAAAAACTACATCAGCAGAACTGTTGTATATTAGCCGTTTAATTCCGCATTCTCGACAAGCCTTCACTACATTCTTTGCACCTGAGGAGTTGTGGCAAATAAGGACACCAGTACAAGATGAAATGCCAGTAAACCACATTAATTATTCTATTACCAGCTAAATCAGAAATTACCTTGAACGATTACTTTGTAGCAAAGATAAAAATCTTGGGGAAATAAATCCATAGAGTCAGTAAAAAATACAACTGATACACCCCTCAAAGCTGCACAGATATGACAAGGTGTTACTAAGCTACAACATTAGACCAATGGAAGTTCTAGCTTTTCAAAACTACAAAGATGCATTAGCATAAGAAATTGTCAAATGAGAACATAGATAAAATATAAAGCAAGGCAAAACTGTATCTAAAATTAGTTACTAAACTCactgaaagaaataaataaaatcaatcaCCAATTATTGCTTCCAGTAGATTTCTCTCTGGAGATCCTGATCAAAATTTTCATGTCCATTTTATTATAAGTAAATTGAATATAGCAGTAAAGTATAGTCATCTTTCCCAACGTATGCACCAAATTCAACAGCTTAAGTAGAGTAAATTCCGAAACATCCTATGCTGAATTTCGATTTTCGATACCATCAACATATATCCATCCAAACTCCACATATAATCGCATCGATCATACTTATACAGCCATGCAGGTTCAATTAGCGATCAAAACTAATCACTTCAAAGAATAACTCCACACTCATCCACTAAGTACTCCACGTTTCCAACATTTCACATCACAATTGAAGCTCTGAATGAGTACCTTCCATGATTTGAGATTTATCACGCACATCAACCTGGAAATAAGCGGCACGGCCGGATGCGATCGCATCGGTCAGGAGCGGCTCTGACGGCTTGAGCTCCGGAGACTTGTGAGAATCGGCGACTCGGACGTTCCAATTACCGAGTTTGAGGAGACGATCCACCAATGCGCGGCCGATAAATCCCCGGCCGCCCAATACGACGCAGGTTTTCGAGTGTTTGCCGCTTTCTTTCGGCATTTTCGAGGAATCGGCCGCTGATGAGAGGTGTGGGGAAGGGATGGATCCTGTGTTATGGCCTCCACCGGAATTAAGTGGACAGTCAACTGAACTTTTCTTTCTCTATTGaagtttttcttttttgcaATATCGTTACTGCTACAATTTTAGTTTGACTaatttatttgtgaaaataaTTTTTAGTGAGTACTCCCTCATCCCATTTAAGATAACCCATTTTTCACACGTGTTTTAGAAAAATTATAATACTGCCTctgtcccagtttaagagtaagATTTAGTTATGATGTCTGTTTTGAGAAAttggtggagtgtgtaataaatgaagtgaagTAGTGTTTGTTGGAGTGTGTCCACTATTGTTGTAAAAACATTTTTTGTGGCCGTGGACAAATCAGGAGTGgctgaggaaaaaaaaaagggtGGGAAGTGTCTTCACTATTGTCGATACTATGAagacattctataaatatatccaacaaatgaaaatattttcccaGCAGTTGTTTAGATAATTTATATGGTTCTTAAAACCACATTGATCCAATTTTGATATTTCCTaaatattacaatttttttattttacgtgaCATTTTCTATAGCAAATCAATCGCAATATCTAAATGGTATACATG contains:
- the LOC121744496 gene encoding 3beta-hydroxysteroid-dehydrogenase/decarboxylase-like, yielding MPKESGKHSKTCVVLGGRGFIGRALVDRLLKLGNWNVRVADSHKSPELKPSEPLLTDAIASGRAAYFQVDVRDKSQIMEALRGVSVVFFTDSMDLFPQDFYLCYKVIVQGAKNVVKACRECGIKRLIYNSSADVVFDDVHDIRGGDESLPYSGHFWDMVADLRTHAEALILSANGTDDLLTCALRPCNVFGPGDPQLIPLLVNMVKSNWDKFIIGSGNNLSDFTYIDNVAHAHICAEESLGAQMDTVSGKAFFITNLEPMNIREFAFNFLERLGYPRPFINIPTHVSEHIFSFIKLLHRKSDSKRLDPFVSIYKIASCTRTFSCLAAQEHIKYSPVVSQKEAMRLTVDSFSDLSVEPAFMRYGCSDEPSKIEKQLGGGQVADILLWRDEKRTFICFALLGFMYHWFFLSGNTFISSLAQLLLLTIALLCGHHVLSSSVYGTTIPRLPSSRFEISEVDVRSLFFAMKCMWDKVEFLIKSLAQGEDWFIFLKVACFMYVFKWIVSQYLVQAIGIALVFVFSLCFVYEQYEEKIDEIAVIVYTIASKLIILLASKLPKPNSSYNPLTRRDLNVGC